In Desulfomicrobium escambiense DSM 10707, the DNA window TCGTGCAGGCCCAGGAAGGCGTTTACGCCTCCGCCCTGGCCGAACTTTGCGCCGGGCGCAAGACTTCTCACTGGATGTGGTTCGTTTTCCCGCAGATCGACGGCCTAGGCCGCAGCCAGACGGCCCGGTTCTTCGCCGTGAAGAGCCTGGCCGAGGCCCGGGCGTACCTGGCGCACCCGGTCCTGGGAAAACGTCTGCGCGAATGCACTTCCGCCGTGCTGGCCGTCGCCGACCGCACGGCATCCGAAATTTTCGGTTACCCGGATGAGATCAAGTTCCGTTCCTCCATGACCCTGTTCGAACGGGCGGATTCGGACTGCGCCCTCTTTTCCGACGCCCTGAACAGGTTTTTCGGAGGCGGACGGGACCCGATGACGCTGGAAATACTGGCAGGCATCGGTTCCTGAGCATCGGGCGAATGCCTGGAGGGCCCCTGAAACGCCGTTGCCGTCGGAGACAAGTTTGCATAGGGATGCCCTCTGCGTTTCAAAGCCCCCGA includes these proteins:
- a CDS encoding DUF1810 domain-containing protein — encoded protein: MHADDPFDLSRFVQAQEGVYASALAELCAGRKTSHWMWFVFPQIDGLGRSQTARFFAVKSLAEARAYLAHPVLGKRLRECTSAVLAVADRTASEIFGYPDEIKFRSSMTLFERADSDCALFSDALNRFFGGGRDPMTLEILAGIGS